From Hymenobacter sedentarius, a single genomic window includes:
- a CDS encoding TAT-variant-translocated molybdopterin oxidoreductase translates to MKYWKGIEELESAPEFMQSAFAEFMPVKESHESSDATSAPRRDFLKLMGFGVAAATLASCETPVRKAIPYLNKPEEIDPSISNFYASTYFTGADYNAVLVKTREGRPIKLEGNPESPITRGGLSARGQAAVLSLYDGGRLQHFAIKSGNEHQKAEAAAVDQAIRTKLAATTGRIAIVSPTIISPTTKKAIAEFATRYPNTTHVMYDAQSVTGLLQANNGIVPGYNFSRANIIVSLGADFLGTWISPVEYSRAYAMTRKINRDKRSMSRHYQFETAMTLSGSNADIRVAVKPSEMGAVALALYNAVTGAGGASSYKNDKLAQAAADLKANRGASLVVSGSNDPAVQSLVTAINQALGNLGTTVDLTAPSYVRQGDDARMAALVNDMNNGSVGAVIFYNANPVYNHPLAAKVKSGIAKVPLTISLNDRLDETGILCQYAAPDNHWLESWNDFEPKRGFLSLAQPTITPLFATRQAQESLLRWAGNNTTYYKYLRSSWRALTPNDAAWDKVVHDGVATGTALPPAPAMLHAALAPDAAVAQLQRPASSAGIELALYEKVGIGAAGCEANNPFLQELPDPISKATWGNYVAVPRKMAVENKWEQGDVIKVSANGYSVELPVLIQPGQANGTVSIALGYGRTLAGKAGDQVGANAAPLAMVNANGTMYNNVVTLTKTEATSPIAQTQTHHTIMDRKPVVQENTLAQYIKNPKEVTEYEKIATPDGLEKPNKVSLWQDYSYNNHHWGMAVDLNSCIGCGSCVIGCQTENNIAVVGKQQVINRREMHWMRIDRYYSSDHHKDEFETKGKVATYAAMEDPSDNPQVIFQPMMCQQCNHAPCETVCPVLATTHSSEGINQMVYNRCIGTRYCANNCPYKVRRFNWFSYYSNEKFETVNGHMFTDLGRMVLNPDVTVRARGVMEKCTFCIQRIQLGKLEAKKQKRRPVDGEIVSACAQSCPTEAIVFGDMRDPNSRISQLLRREDGERAFHALDSINVQPNVTYLTKIRNAESEFFAKENA, encoded by the coding sequence CGAGAGCAGCGATGCCACCTCGGCTCCCCGCCGCGACTTCCTCAAACTAATGGGTTTTGGTGTGGCTGCGGCCACCTTGGCTTCTTGTGAAACTCCGGTTCGCAAGGCCATTCCGTACCTGAACAAGCCCGAAGAGATTGACCCAAGCATCTCCAACTTCTACGCTTCGACCTATTTCACCGGTGCCGACTACAATGCGGTATTGGTGAAAACCCGCGAAGGCCGGCCAATCAAGCTCGAGGGTAACCCCGAGTCGCCCATCACCCGTGGCGGTTTGTCGGCCCGGGGCCAGGCAGCTGTTCTGAGCCTGTACGATGGTGGTCGCTTGCAGCACTTTGCCATCAAGTCGGGCAACGAGCACCAGAAAGCAGAGGCTGCGGCGGTTGACCAAGCCATTCGCACGAAGCTGGCGGCTACGACCGGCCGCATTGCCATCGTCTCGCCAACCATCATCAGCCCGACTACCAAGAAGGCGATTGCTGAGTTTGCTACGCGCTACCCCAATACCACGCACGTCATGTACGACGCGCAATCGGTAACTGGCCTGCTGCAGGCCAACAACGGCATTGTGCCCGGCTACAACTTCAGCCGCGCCAACATCATTGTAAGCCTCGGGGCTGATTTCCTCGGCACCTGGATTTCGCCCGTTGAGTACAGCCGGGCTTATGCGATGACCCGCAAGATTAACCGGGACAAGCGCAGCATGTCGCGTCATTACCAGTTCGAGACGGCAATGACACTCAGCGGTAGCAACGCCGACATCCGCGTGGCCGTGAAGCCATCCGAAATGGGCGCTGTGGCACTTGCGTTGTACAACGCTGTAACGGGCGCAGGTGGCGCTTCTTCCTATAAGAACGACAAGTTGGCCCAAGCTGCGGCCGACCTGAAGGCAAACCGTGGGGCCAGCCTCGTGGTGTCTGGTTCTAACGACCCAGCCGTTCAGTCCTTGGTTACTGCCATCAACCAGGCTTTGGGTAACCTTGGTACCACCGTTGACCTGACCGCTCCGAGCTACGTGCGTCAAGGCGATGACGCCCGCATGGCAGCTTTGGTAAATGACATGAACAACGGCAGCGTTGGTGCAGTCATTTTCTACAACGCTAACCCAGTCTACAACCACCCGCTGGCCGCGAAAGTAAAGTCAGGCATTGCAAAAGTGCCGCTGACCATTTCGTTGAACGACCGGCTAGATGAAACCGGCATTCTCTGCCAGTACGCGGCTCCGGACAATCACTGGTTGGAGTCGTGGAACGACTTTGAGCCGAAGCGTGGCTTCCTGAGCCTAGCCCAGCCCACCATCACCCCGCTGTTTGCAACTCGTCAAGCTCAGGAGAGCTTGCTGCGTTGGGCTGGCAACAACACGACTTACTACAAGTACCTGCGCTCGAGCTGGCGGGCCCTGACCCCCAACGATGCTGCCTGGGATAAGGTCGTGCACGATGGGGTTGCTACTGGGACGGCTCTGCCACCAGCTCCTGCCATGCTCCATGCTGCCTTGGCTCCAGACGCAGCAGTTGCCCAGCTTCAGCGCCCTGCCAGCTCAGCTGGCATTGAGCTGGCTCTTTACGAAAAGGTAGGCATCGGCGCCGCTGGTTGCGAAGCCAACAACCCTTTCCTCCAGGAACTGCCCGACCCCATCTCCAAGGCAACTTGGGGCAACTACGTGGCTGTGCCGCGTAAGATGGCCGTTGAGAACAAGTGGGAGCAAGGCGATGTCATCAAAGTGTCAGCAAATGGCTATAGTGTTGAGTTGCCGGTGCTGATTCAGCCTGGTCAGGCCAATGGCACGGTCAGCATAGCCCTGGGCTACGGCCGTACCCTGGCTGGCAAGGCTGGAGACCAAGTTGGCGCGAATGCTGCTCCTTTGGCGATGGTTAACGCCAACGGCACCATGTATAACAACGTGGTGACGCTGACCAAGACCGAAGCTACGTCTCCCATTGCTCAGACCCAGACTCACCACACCATTATGGACCGCAAGCCGGTGGTGCAGGAGAACACGCTGGCTCAATACATCAAGAACCCAAAAGAGGTAACCGAGTACGAGAAAATTGCTACGCCTGACGGGTTGGAAAAGCCCAACAAAGTGTCGCTGTGGCAGGACTACTCCTACAACAACCACCACTGGGGAATGGCAGTAGACCTCAACTCCTGCATCGGCTGCGGCTCGTGCGTGATTGGGTGCCAGACGGAGAATAACATTGCCGTAGTAGGTAAGCAGCAGGTTATCAACCGCCGCGAGATGCACTGGATGCGCATTGACCGCTACTACAGCTCGGACCACCACAAGGACGAGTTCGAAACCAAAGGTAAAGTGGCTACCTACGCTGCTATGGAAGACCCTTCGGACAACCCGCAGGTGATATTCCAGCCGATGATGTGCCAACAGTGCAACCACGCTCCCTGCGAGACGGTATGCCCGGTATTGGCTACCACGCACAGCTCGGAAGGCATCAACCAAATGGTGTACAACCGTTGCATTGGTACCCGTTACTGCGCCAACAACTGCCCGTACAAAGTGCGTCGCTTCAACTGGTTCTCTTACTACTCCAATGAGAAGTTTGAAACCGTTAACGGCCACATGTTTACGGACCTGGGGCGCATGGTCTTGAACCCGGACGTTACCGTTCGTGCCCGCGGCGTGATGGAGAAGTGCACGTTCTGCATCCAGCGTATCCAGCTTGGCAAGCTCGAAGCCAAAAAGCAGAAGCGTCGCCCAGTAGATGGTGAGATTGTTTCGGCCTGTGCCCAGTCTTGCCCCACCGAGGCTATTGTATTCGGCGACATGCGCGACCCGAACAGCCGCATCAGCCAGCTACTGCGTCGCGAAGACGGCGAGCGGGCCTTCCACGCGTTGGATTCCATCAACGTGCAGCCCAACGTGACCTACTTGACCAAGATTCGGAACGCGGAATCTGAGTTCTTTGCTAAAGAAAACGCTTAA
- a CDS encoding quinol:cytochrome C oxidoreductase — MATLTHQESATAERLVVTDGARKTFITIIVAGVVVLIIGILASLLGWGEEHHAAAGEAAGHLGASAGHGAGASLHHEGSPVWLKRLLVSLWHSNVFFLGVSTIGTVFMAINYVAYAGWSVLIKRISEALSAWVIPGAAIMLVVFLLGRHDIFHWTHEGIMDKGNPNYDAIIAGKSGFLNLPFYLIRTIIYLAIWAYFSYKLRQLSLAEDQLGGTVWFHKSINASALFLVLYAVTSSMSAWDWVMSVDTHWFSTMFGWYVFASWWVSGIAAIALTAIYLKQAGYLRAITSNHLHDLGKLMFGFSIFWTYVWFAQFMLIWYANLPEEAVYYNQRLGGFEGRYTGMFFFNIVINFVFPFLGLMTRDAKRQMIIMKIVCIAILIGHWSDFYLMLMPGTLKGENGFLIEIGVAAIFLGAFLILFTRRLASASLVPVNHPFLDESIHHTT; from the coding sequence ATGGCAACTCTGACGCACCAAGAAAGCGCCACGGCTGAACGGCTCGTTGTTACGGATGGCGCCCGTAAAACCTTTATTACCATCATTGTTGCTGGCGTGGTGGTGCTTATCATTGGCATTCTGGCCTCGCTTTTGGGCTGGGGTGAGGAGCATCATGCAGCTGCCGGAGAAGCAGCTGGCCACCTTGGGGCTTCGGCTGGCCATGGGGCCGGTGCTTCTCTACACCACGAAGGCAGCCCCGTTTGGCTGAAGCGTTTGCTGGTAAGCCTGTGGCACAGCAATGTCTTCTTCCTGGGCGTATCGACTATTGGTACCGTGTTCATGGCAATCAACTATGTTGCCTACGCTGGTTGGTCGGTTTTGATTAAGCGAATTTCAGAAGCATTAAGCGCCTGGGTTATTCCTGGTGCTGCTATTATGCTCGTCGTGTTCCTGTTAGGTCGTCACGATATCTTCCACTGGACCCACGAGGGTATCATGGATAAGGGCAACCCCAACTATGATGCGATTATTGCTGGTAAAAGCGGGTTCCTCAATCTGCCGTTCTACCTCATCCGTACCATCATTTACCTTGCCATCTGGGCTTATTTTAGCTACAAGTTGCGTCAGCTCTCGCTAGCCGAAGACCAGTTGGGCGGCACCGTTTGGTTTCACAAGAGCATCAATGCTTCGGCACTTTTCTTAGTCCTGTACGCCGTAACTTCTTCTATGTCGGCTTGGGACTGGGTTATGTCGGTTGACACGCACTGGTTCAGCACGATGTTCGGTTGGTATGTATTTGCCTCGTGGTGGGTATCGGGCATTGCCGCCATTGCCCTAACAGCCATCTACTTGAAACAAGCAGGCTACTTGAGAGCAATAACATCAAACCACTTGCATGACTTGGGCAAATTGATGTTCGGTTTTAGCATTTTCTGGACCTATGTATGGTTCGCACAGTTCATGCTGATTTGGTATGCCAACTTGCCTGAGGAAGCAGTGTACTACAACCAGCGCCTCGGGGGCTTCGAAGGTCGCTATACTGGCATGTTCTTCTTCAACATTGTCATCAACTTTGTCTTCCCGTTCCTCGGGCTGATGACGCGGGATGCCAAGCGCCAGATGATTATCATGAAAATTGTTTGCATTGCCATCCTAATTGGCCACTGGTCAGACTTTTATTTGATGTTAATGCCGGGCACTTTGAAGGGGGAAAACGGGTTTCTAATTGAGATTGGCGTCGCTGCCATTTTCCTGGGCGCTTTCTTGATTCTTTTCACGCGGCGTTTAGCTTCTGCCTCGCTTGTTCCGGTTAATCATCCTTTCCTGGACGAGAGCATTCACCACACTACCTAA
- a CDS encoding DUF3341 domain-containing protein encodes MTKRFAVGIFEDEDVLLNAVENIRAAGVKIYDVFSPYPVHGIDDALGIERSRLPIAAFFFGMTGLAFALWLQIYMLGFDWPMIIGGKPHIALPAFIPVAFELTVFFTCHGMAITFFTIQGLYPRPKVPVMDVRATDDKFVMAIELDETSSQFSRLTQLLRENGASEVNQKEMTNN; translated from the coding sequence ATGACTAAGCGCTTTGCCGTCGGCATCTTCGAAGACGAAGACGTGCTGCTGAACGCCGTAGAAAACATTCGCGCCGCTGGCGTGAAGATTTACGATGTGTTCTCGCCTTATCCCGTTCACGGCATCGACGATGCCCTGGGCATCGAACGCTCGCGTCTGCCTATTGCTGCCTTCTTCTTTGGCATGACGGGCTTGGCCTTCGCGCTGTGGCTGCAGATTTACATGCTCGGTTTTGACTGGCCAATGATTATTGGTGGCAAGCCGCACATCGCGTTGCCGGCCTTCATCCCGGTTGCATTCGAATTGACGGTGTTCTTTACCTGTCACGGTATGGCCATCACCTTCTTTACGATTCAGGGGCTTTACCCTCGTCCTAAAGTGCCGGTAATGGATGTTCGGGCTACCGACGACAAGTTCGTCATGGCTATCGAACTCGATGAAACCAGCTCGCAATTTTCTCGGCTGACCCAGCTGCTGCGCGAAAACGGCGCTTCAGAAGTCAACCAAAAAGAAATGACCAACAACTAA
- a CDS encoding c-type cytochrome has translation MTHSLNLSLRVSALLLSLGLATACTSRPDDPGVEYAPEMYDPIPYEPLKQTNFNRVNAFGINERMPPIATVPRGKLSYYDHIPKDSVGVAERTLRNPFPYTKANLEEGKVLYTRICSHCHGEAGNGQGPVGLKFKGVPNYAAGAYKTMNDGHIYHVIQWGRNRMMPHGSIVNPEERWKIAMYVRVLQRGEGPDALSKLVLKGPASTANDSTEMTDRANQGPVGQAQANKASETPGQGGTVSPNGSGVTHTPGNK, from the coding sequence ATGACGCATTCGCTGAACCTTAGCTTGCGCGTTTCGGCGCTGCTGCTATCCTTGGGGCTAGCCACGGCTTGCACTTCCCGGCCAGACGACCCCGGCGTGGAATACGCTCCGGAGATGTATGACCCCATTCCTTATGAGCCGTTGAAGCAAACCAACTTCAACCGAGTGAATGCTTTCGGTATCAACGAGCGCATGCCTCCCATTGCTACCGTGCCACGCGGCAAGCTCAGCTACTACGACCATATTCCTAAGGATAGTGTCGGCGTTGCTGAGCGCACGTTGCGCAATCCTTTCCCCTACACCAAAGCAAACCTGGAGGAGGGAAAAGTGCTTTACACCCGCATTTGCTCGCATTGTCATGGTGAAGCTGGCAACGGGCAGGGACCGGTTGGCTTAAAATTCAAAGGCGTTCCAAATTATGCTGCGGGCGCCTATAAGACCATGAATGACGGGCATATCTACCACGTCATTCAATGGGGCCGTAATCGCATGATGCCCCACGGCTCAATCGTGAACCCGGAAGAGCGCTGGAAAATTGCCATGTACGTGCGCGTTTTGCAGCGTGGCGAAGGCCCCGATGCTTTGAGCAAACTGGTATTAAAAGGCCCGGCCTCTACTGCTAACGACTCTACTGAAATGACTGACCGGGCCAATCAGGGTCCTGTAGGGCAGGCGCAAGCCAATAAAGCCTCTGAAACCCCAGGCCAAGGCGGCACCGTTTCCCCCAATGGCTCGGGCGTTACCCACACCCCCGGCAACAAATAA
- a CDS encoding cytochrome c oxidase subunit II, protein MTALTILLVLVLLLVVFGLLFRLQILTSIFSGTFTRDIGMSNSVNAILMLVFLVVGGAWFAYSFVENFNKMNPPIASVHGHQMERMFWITMAVIGVAFAITQTLLFVYSYKYQHKDGRRAYFFAHNNKIEVIWTVIPAIVMAALIFAGWKAWTRITGPAPKNSVVVEVMGKQFNWLVRYPGRDMKLGVVNYRMIDAVNEFGFDLSDKSALDDFTTNEIHVPKGVPVLIKIRSRDVLHAVYMPQFRVQMYAVPGMPTRFWFTPTTTTDEMRARLGNPKFNYELACNQVCGGSHFAMKATIIVDEPDDYQNWYAAQQSFSQKNPEVLAALKQKPKSLVSQSVEPTEAKEVAPAPLAASY, encoded by the coding sequence ATGACGGCTCTTACTATTTTGTTGGTGTTGGTGTTGCTCCTGGTCGTATTCGGCCTGTTGTTTCGCTTACAGATTCTGACTTCTATTTTTTCGGGCACTTTTACTCGGGATATTGGCATGAGCAATAGCGTTAACGCTATCCTGATGTTGGTGTTTTTGGTGGTAGGTGGTGCTTGGTTTGCCTATTCATTTGTTGAAAATTTCAACAAGATGAACCCGCCCATTGCTTCGGTGCATGGCCACCAGATGGAGCGGATGTTTTGGATTACTATGGCGGTAATCGGAGTAGCCTTTGCTATCACGCAGACGCTGCTTTTTGTTTACTCCTACAAGTATCAGCATAAAGACGGCCGTCGCGCTTACTTCTTTGCGCACAATAACAAGATTGAGGTAATCTGGACCGTGATTCCTGCTATTGTAATGGCAGCGCTGATTTTCGCTGGCTGGAAAGCTTGGACTCGCATCACTGGCCCTGCTCCTAAGAATTCGGTGGTCGTTGAAGTGATGGGCAAGCAGTTTAACTGGTTGGTTCGTTACCCCGGCCGCGACATGAAACTGGGCGTAGTCAATTACCGCATGATTGACGCCGTTAATGAGTTTGGTTTTGACTTGAGCGATAAGTCTGCTCTTGACGACTTCACGACCAATGAAATTCACGTGCCTAAAGGCGTACCGGTGCTGATTAAGATTCGTTCGCGCGATGTACTGCATGCCGTGTATATGCCGCAATTCCGCGTGCAGATGTACGCTGTGCCAGGCATGCCAACCCGTTTCTGGTTTACGCCTACTACCACGACGGATGAGATGCGCGCCCGCTTGGGTAACCCCAAGTTTAACTATGAACTGGCTTGCAACCAGGTATGCGGCGGTAGCCACTTCGCAATGAAGGCAACCATCATTGTAGATGAGCCGGATGATTACCAGAACTGGTATGCTGCGCAGCAGTCTTTCTCGCAAAAAAACCCCGAAGTGCTGGCGGCATTGAAACAGAAACCAAAATCGCTGGTTTCGCAATCAGTTGAGCCTACCGAAGCCAAAGAAGTAGCACCTGCACCCTTGGCTGCTTCTTACTAA
- a CDS encoding cytochrome c oxidase subunit I, whose translation MAAKPNFSPGVQAQGGIGTAPVPATEHGDHLHHDDHEHHDQHWLWKYVFSQDHKQIAKQFLITGMFWAILGGTLSSLFRLQLGWPEGSMEWLTPFLGKWIQAGKLNPEFYLALVTMHGTIMVFFVLTAGLSGTFSNFLIPLQVGARDMASGFMNMLSYWFFFLSSVIMFSSLFIETGPASAGWTIYPPLSALPQAIPGSGAGMTLWLVSMAFFIVSQLLGGVNYVTTVINMRTRGMSMSKLPLTIWAFFLTAILGILSFPVLFSAALLLIFDRSFGTSFFLSDIYIAGQALSNQGGSPVLFQHLFWFLGHPEVYIVIMPAMGMVSEVLATNARKPIFGYRAMIGSLIGISLLSFVVWAHHMFVTGMNPFLGSVFMFLTLIIAVPSGVKVFNWLATLWRGNIRFTAAMLFAIGFVSLFISGGLTGIILGNATLDIQMHNTYFVVAHFHLVMGSSAFFGLFAGVYHWFPKMFGRMMDEKLGYIHFWLTFVGVYLVFMPMHYVGIAGFPRRYYAWTGFDAFSQFADMNKFISIAAIIAFLGQFIFIFNFFYSIFRGRRATQNPWNSTTLEWTAPIEPGHGNWPGEIPAVYRWPYDYSKPGAELDFIPQNVPYSQTQSSNLPYEQDMAE comes from the coding sequence ATGGCAGCCAAACCCAATTTTTCGCCAGGCGTGCAAGCGCAAGGCGGTATTGGTACCGCACCGGTGCCCGCCACGGAGCATGGCGACCACCTGCACCACGATGACCACGAGCACCATGACCAACACTGGCTGTGGAAATACGTGTTCAGCCAAGACCACAAGCAGATTGCCAAGCAGTTCCTGATTACGGGTATGTTCTGGGCCATCTTGGGTGGCACATTGTCTAGCTTGTTTCGTTTGCAGTTGGGCTGGCCCGAAGGCTCAATGGAGTGGCTGACCCCTTTCTTGGGCAAGTGGATTCAAGCGGGCAAACTTAATCCGGAGTTCTACCTGGCCCTAGTAACGATGCACGGCACCATCATGGTGTTCTTTGTGCTCACTGCCGGCCTTAGCGGTACGTTCTCCAACTTCCTGATTCCGCTACAGGTGGGCGCCCGCGACATGGCCTCGGGCTTTATGAATATGCTCTCGTACTGGTTCTTCTTCCTGTCGAGTGTTATCATGTTCTCCTCTCTATTTATTGAGACTGGTCCGGCTTCAGCTGGTTGGACAATTTATCCGCCTTTGAGCGCCTTGCCCCAGGCAATTCCTGGCTCCGGAGCTGGCATGACTCTTTGGTTGGTCAGCATGGCATTTTTCATTGTTTCGCAGCTTTTGGGCGGTGTAAACTACGTGACTACGGTAATCAACATGCGTACCCGCGGCATGAGCATGAGCAAGCTGCCGCTAACCATCTGGGCTTTCTTCCTGACGGCTATTCTGGGTATCCTGTCTTTCCCGGTATTGTTCTCAGCAGCCTTGCTGTTGATATTTGACCGTTCGTTTGGTACTTCGTTCTTCCTCTCTGATATCTACATCGCTGGGCAGGCATTGAGCAACCAAGGCGGTTCGCCGGTATTGTTCCAGCACTTGTTCTGGTTCCTGGGCCACCCCGAGGTATATATCGTAATCATGCCGGCTATGGGTATGGTGTCGGAAGTACTGGCTACGAATGCACGTAAGCCCATCTTCGGCTACCGCGCCATGATTGGCTCACTGATTGGTATTTCGTTGCTTTCGTTCGTAGTGTGGGCTCACCACATGTTCGTGACGGGCATGAACCCATTCCTTGGTTCGGTCTTCATGTTCCTGACCCTGATTATCGCCGTTCCATCGGGTGTTAAAGTGTTTAACTGGCTGGCCACGTTGTGGCGCGGTAACATCCGCTTTACGGCTGCAATGCTATTCGCTATTGGCTTCGTGTCGCTGTTTATCTCGGGTGGTTTGACGGGTATCATTCTCGGCAACGCAACGCTGGATATTCAGATGCACAACACCTACTTTGTGGTAGCCCACTTCCACTTGGTAATGGGTAGCTCGGCATTCTTCGGCTTGTTTGCCGGCGTGTACCACTGGTTCCCCAAGATGTTTGGTCGCATGATGGACGAGAAGTTGGGTTACATCCACTTCTGGTTGACGTTCGTGGGTGTATACCTCGTATTTATGCCGATGCACTATGTTGGCATCGCCGGCTTCCCCCGTCGTTACTACGCTTGGACTGGCTTTGATGCCTTCTCGCAATTCGCTGATATGAACAAGTTCATCTCGATTGCAGCTATCATTGCCTTCTTGGGTCAGTTTATCTTCATCTTTAACTTCTTTTACAGCATCTTCCGCGGCCGTCGCGCTACCCAGAACCCCTGGAACTCGACTACGCTGGAATGGACAGCACCTATCGAGCCTGGCCACGGCAACTGGCCCGGCGAGATTCCTGCGGTGTACCGCTGGCCCTACGACTACAGCAAGCCTGGTGCAGAGCTGGATTTCATCCCGCAGAACGTGCCTTATTCGCAAACGCAGTCATCGAACCTGCCCTACGAGCAGGACATGGCCGAGTAG
- the nrfD gene encoding NrfD/PsrC family molybdoenzyme membrane anchor subunit produces MQHVSAVREPLVTGGKTLHDVTQDICYQVEAKPNIRWMAALSVALFFLGVFFYSVYRTVWYGIGEWGLNKTVNWAWDITNFVWWVGIGHAGTLISAVLLLFRQKWRSSINRAAEAMTIFAVICAAMFPVLHMGRPWLAYWVFPFQNTFGSLWVNFNSPLLWDVFAISTYFTVSLVFWYIGLIPDFASIRDRAKGTIAKFSYSMLSFGWKGSAKAWSRYETVSLILAGVSTPLVLSVHTIVSMDFATSVVPGWHTTIFPPYFVAGAIFSGFAMVLTLMLITRVVFRLEDYITLEHIALMNKIMMVTGSIVGVAYITEFFIAWYSQVEFEQYAFINRATGPYWWAYASMMTCNVITPQLVWFRRVRYSIPLTFILSIIVNIGMWFERFVIIVTSLHRDYLPSSWAMFSPSIIDIGLYLGTLGLFFTLFLLFAKFFPVINMAEVKTILKYTVDNGPTYNPQKAAHAHAPQPAIGAPASAPITYNKHD; encoded by the coding sequence ATGCAGCACGTATCAGCCGTACGCGAGCCGCTCGTAACCGGGGGTAAGACGCTACACGACGTAACGCAAGACATCTGCTATCAGGTAGAGGCCAAACCCAACATCCGTTGGATGGCCGCCTTGAGTGTAGCCTTGTTCTTTCTGGGCGTATTCTTCTATTCCGTATACCGCACCGTGTGGTACGGGATTGGGGAGTGGGGCCTGAACAAAACCGTAAACTGGGCCTGGGACATTACCAACTTCGTGTGGTGGGTAGGCATCGGCCACGCTGGTACGCTGATTTCGGCGGTACTGCTGCTGTTCCGCCAGAAATGGCGGTCGTCCATCAACCGGGCTGCAGAAGCCATGACAATTTTCGCCGTAATCTGCGCCGCCATGTTCCCAGTTCTGCACATGGGCCGTCCTTGGCTCGCTTACTGGGTATTCCCCTTCCAGAACACGTTCGGTTCGTTGTGGGTAAACTTTAACTCACCTCTTCTTTGGGACGTGTTCGCCATTTCGACCTACTTTACTGTGTCGTTGGTGTTCTGGTACATAGGTCTGATTCCTGACTTTGCTTCCATTCGTGACCGTGCCAAAGGCACTATTGCCAAGTTTAGCTACTCCATGCTCAGCTTCGGCTGGAAAGGTTCTGCCAAAGCTTGGTCGCGCTACGAAACCGTCTCGCTGATTCTGGCCGGTGTTTCGACACCGCTGGTACTCTCGGTACACACTATTGTATCGATGGACTTTGCTACCTCGGTTGTACCGGGCTGGCACACCACCATCTTCCCTCCCTACTTCGTGGCTGGCGCTATCTTCTCGGGCTTTGCCATGGTACTCACGCTGATGTTGATTACCCGCGTAGTATTCCGCTTGGAAGATTACATTACCCTAGAGCACATTGCTCTCATGAATAAAATCATGATGGTAACAGGCTCTATTGTAGGTGTGGCTTACATCACGGAGTTCTTTATTGCCTGGTACTCGCAGGTTGAGTTTGAGCAGTACGCCTTTATCAACCGCGCCACGGGTCCTTACTGGTGGGCTTATGCCTCGATGATGACCTGCAACGTAATTACCCCCCAGCTGGTGTGGTTCCGTCGGGTTCGCTATAGCATTCCCCTCACGTTCATCCTCTCCATTATCGTTAACATCGGTATGTGGTTCGAGCGCTTTGTAATCATTGTGACCTCGTTGCACCGCGACTACCTGCCCTCGAGCTGGGCCATGTTCTCGCCATCCATCATCGACATCGGCCTATACTTGGGTACGCTGGGTCTTTTCTTCACTTTGTTCCTGCTCTTTGCCAAGTTCTTCCCGGTAATTAACATGGCTGAAGTAAAAACCATCCTGAAGTATACGGTGGACAACGGTCCGACTTACAATCCCCAGAAGGCCGCCCACGCTCACGCTCCTCAACCAGCCATCGGGGCTCCGGCTTCGGCACCCATAACTTACAACAAGCATGACTAA